One Loxodonta africana isolate mLoxAfr1 chromosome 4, mLoxAfr1.hap2, whole genome shotgun sequence genomic region harbors:
- the LOC135231382 gene encoding copper transport protein ATOX1-like: protein MPKHEFSVDMTCEGCSNAVSRVLSKLEGVQFDVDLPNKKVCINSSEHSVDTLLETLKRTGRAVSYLGPK from the coding sequence ATGCCGAAGCACGAGTTCTCCGTGGACATGACCTGTGAGGGCTGCTCTAATGCGGTCAGTCGGGTCCTCAGCAAGCTGGAAGGAGTTCAGTTTGACGTTGACCTGCCGAACAAGAAGGTTTGCATCAACTCCTCTGAGCACAGCGTGGACACTCTGCTGGAGACCTTGAAGAGAACAGGAAGAGCCGTTTCCTATCTCGGCCCCAAGTAG
- the LOC135231381 gene encoding olfactory receptor 6C2-like, with protein sequence MRNHTAITTFILLGLTDDPILQIVLLIFLFLTYILSVTGNLTIITLTLLDSHLKTPMYFFLRNFSFLEVSFTTVCVPRFLYTLATGDKTITYNACATQMFFVVLFGATEFFLLAAMSYDRYVAICKPLHYTTIMNSKVCTTLLLCSWFAGLLIILLPFSMGLQLEFCDSNLIDSFGCDTYPVLQISCSDTTLIEKNALGFAVVTLIITLIGVVLSYTYIVKTILKFLSAQQRKKAFSTHSSHMIVVSMTYGSCIFIYIKPSAKEGVALNKMVSMLATSVAPLLNPFIYTL encoded by the coding sequence ATGAGAAATCATACCGCCATAACAACATTCATCCTGCTGGGGCTGACAGATGACCCAATTCTACAGATTGTgcttttgatatttttatttctcaccTACATTTTGAGTGTAACTGGGAACCTGACAATTATCACCCTCACACTTTTAGATTCTCACCTTAAGActcccatgtattttttcctccGAAATTTCTCTTTCTTGGAAGTGTCATTCACCACTGTCTGTGTGCCCAGATTTCTGTACACCCTGGCAACTGGAGATAAAACGATTACCTATAATGCTTGTGCCACACAGATGTTTTTTGTTGTCCTCTTTGGAGCCACCGAATTTTTTCTCCTTGCTGCCATGTcctatgatcgctatgtggccatctgtaagcccctgcattacacaacCATCATGAACAGTAAGGTCTGCACTACCCTTCTTCTCTGCTCCTGGTTTGCTGGCCTGTTGATCATCCTCCTACCTTTTAGTATGGGTCTCCAGCTGGAATTCTGTGACTCAAATCTCATTGATAGTTTTGGCTGTGATACGTATCCTGTTTTACAGATATCCTGCTCAGACACAACGCTTATAGAAAAAAATGCCTTGGGTTTTGCCGTGGTAACACTAATTATTACCCTAATTGGTGTGGTTCTTTCATACACATACATtgtcaagaccattctaaaattCCTTTCTGCCCAACAAAGAAAAAAGGCCTTTTCTACACATTCTTCTCACATGATTGTGGTTTCCATGACCTATGGCAGCTGCATCTTCATCTACATCAAGCCTTCAGCAAAGGAAGGAGTGGCCCTTAATAAGATGGTGTCAATGCTAGCCACTTCTGTTGCCCCTTTGCTTAACCCATTCATTTATACACTTTGA